Proteins encoded together in one Fundidesulfovibrio magnetotacticus window:
- a CDS encoding RNA recognition motif domain-containing protein, producing the protein MAKKIYVGNLPFSTYDDEIRNLFGAHGEVLSVSLITDRETGRLRGFGFVEMQDDGAMSAIQALNGSTLGGRSLRVNEAEDKPRAPRSGGYDGHSRRSW; encoded by the coding sequence ATGGCCAAGAAAATCTACGTCGGCAATCTGCCCTTTTCCACTTACGATGACGAAATCCGCAACCTGTTCGGCGCCCACGGCGAGGTGCTGTCCGTAAGCCTCATCACCGATCGCGAGACGGGCCGCCTGCGCGGATTCGGCTTCGTTGAGATGCAGGATGACGGCGCCATGTCCGCCATCCAGGCCTTGAACGGCTCCACTCTCGGGGGCCGCAGCCTCCGGGTCAACGAAGCTGAAGACAAGCCCCGCGCTCCCCGTAGCGGTGGTTATGATGGCCATTCGCGTCGCAGCTGGTAG